TGTTTCTGGCCGAAAAGCGGCTAGTCTCTGTATAAATTTAGATTGAATCTAAAATATTTTGCTTGCCACAATAATTGGATTCAATCTAATTCTATACTATATCTAGAAAGAGAAGGTCAGTATGAGAAATTTCAGACGTTTCACAATCGCTCTCCTTGTGTTGTTCCTTGGCCCAATTGGAGCCGCGGACACCAAAGAGACCCAAGGGATGGACCGCCAAAACACATCCAACCAATTTTGGTGGCCAGAACGCTTGGACTTGGCACCACTGCGCCAACACAGTGCAGAATCGAATCCTTTGGGCAGGCAGTTCAATTACGCCAAAGCATTTCAGGAATTGGACATCCAAATCTTAAAACAAGAAATCAAAACCGTTATGACTACGTCCCAAGATTGGTGGCCATCTGATTATGGACATTACGGCCCATTCTTCATTCGTATGGCTTGGCATAGTGCGGGAACCTATCGCATCTCCGATGGGCGTGGCGGTGCTGGTGGTGGACAACAACGTTTTGAACCACTCAATAGTTGGCCTGATAATGCAAACCTCGACAAAGCAAGAAGGTTGTTATGGCCGATCAAGAAAAAATATGGTAACAAAATTTCCTGGGCTGACCTCATGGTTTTAACAGGGAACGTAGCACTGGAATCAATGGGTTTTAAAACTTATGGATTTGCTGGTGGAAGGACTGACGATTGGGAAGCAGACCTAGTGTATTGGGGACCTGAGAAAAAATTTTTGGAAGACCAAAGATACAAAGGCAATCGCGAATTAAAAAACCCACTCGCTGCTGTCCAAATGGGACTTATCTATGTCAATCCAGAAGGACCTAATGGGAATCCTGACCCACTAGCAGCCGCTAAAGACATTCGTGAGACATTTGGCCGAATGGCAATGAATGACGAAGAAACTGTTGCACTGATTGCAGGTGGACACACTTTCGGGAAGGCTCACGGTAAAGCAGATCCATCCAAACATGTTGGAAAAGAACCAGCAGCTGCTGGGATCGAAGAACAAGGATTTGGTTGGAAAAATAATTACAAAAAAGGAAATGCAGAAGACACAATTACCAGTGGTCTTGAAGGAGCATGGACAGCAAACCCAACGAAGTGGACAACTCAATACCTAAACAATCTATTTGGTTTTGAATGGGTACAAACAAAAAGTCCTGCTGGTGCCATCCAATGGATTCCAAAAGACGGAGCAGGTGCAAACATGGTTCCAGATGCTCATGACAAATCTTTACGCCACGCTCCAATCATGTTTACAACCGACTTGGCATTAAAATTTGATCCAAGTTATAAAGTGATCGCAAAACGATTCCAAGAAAACCCAAAAGAGTTTGAACTCGCATTTGCAAAAGCTTGGTTCAAATTAACTCACAGAGATATGGGTCCCCTCACCCGTTATATAGGAAAAGACCTTCCAAAAGAAGCATTAATTTGGCAAGACCCTGTTCCAAGTGTTTCTCACAAATTGGTAACTGCCAAGGAAATCGAAAGTCTGAAAGGAAAAATCCTTAAGTCTGGACTTACAATCCCACAACTTGTCAGAACTGCATGGGCGTCAGCATCTACGTTCCGAAGTACGGATATGCGAGGTGGTGCCAATGGTGCAAGGATCCGCCTAACACCTCAAAAAAATTGGGTGGCAAATGATCCAGAGGAGTTATCAAAAGTTCTAAATAAACTAGAACAAATCAAAGAGGACTTCAACAAGACTGGAAGTAAAATCTCTCTTGCTGACCTCATTGTTCTAGCTGGGAATGTTGCAATTGAAGAAGCGGCAAAAAAAGCAGGAATAAAAGTTTCTGTCCCATTTACTCCAGGTAGAACAGACGCCAGTTTAGAACAAACCGATGAGTATTCCTTCTCTGTATTAGAACCAAAAGCAGATGCTTTTAGAAACTATTACGGACCAGGCAATTATATGTCACCAACTGAGATGTTAGTCGACAAAGCAAACATGTTGTCACTTTCCATCCCTGAGATGACTGTTCTACTTGGTGGAATGCGTGCATTAGATGCGAATACTGGCAAATCAAAACATGGAATTCTCACATCCAAACCAGGAGTTTTGACTAATGATTTTTTTGTGAACTTACTCGACATGTCTACCAAATGGCAAAAGTCAGAACAAACAGAAGGATTGTATGAAGGTCTCGATCGCAAAACAGGATCAAAACGATGGACGGCAACTTCTGTTGATTTGATCTTTGGCTCTCACTCAGAACTTCGTGCAGTTGCAGAAGTATATGCCTCCGATAATGCCAAAGAAAAGTTTGTGAAAGATTTTGTTTCCGCTTGGAACAAAGTGATGATGTTAGATCGATTTGATGTGAAATAGAACATGAAACCGTTCACACGCAAACAATTTCTGAAACGTTCCATTGTTCTTGCGTCCACTCTCTTCCTTTTAGGGGGAGAGTGGAATTTATTTGCAAAAGGAACAAAAGAAGAAAAAATGACAGAGCCACCAGATGGCTTAAAACCAGTATCAGAAAATGATCCCACTGCACAGGCATTAGGTTTTCACCAAGACGCAAAGAATACCGATTATAATTTGTATCCAGAAAGAAAACACCCAAAAGCAAAAAGCCAAGTTTGCCTCCAATGTGCCCAATTTACAAAACTCAATGAAGGTTGGGGAAAATGTTCTATATTGCCGAATGGTGTTGTGGCAACAAAAGGTTGGTGTTCAGCATTTGCTAAAAAGATGTAAGATTGATTTTGAACAGTTTTTGGTTCACTTCAATGGTTAACCTTTTGGATTTGAACCAAAACTGGATTTTATCTTTATTGCCATTGGCACTGGCTGAGATCCACTCCTTCAAATGTCCATGGTTTGTGTGCAAATTTTGCATTTTTATCTTCAATCAAATCAAAAGACTTTGATTGGGAATTCATACTCGTAAACACCAAATAAAATGGTGTGTCTTTCAATTTTGTCCGTTTCGGGCATAAATCTACACCTTCCGATTTTATAAATGGGTAATTGGTTCCCAACTCATCACGAAAAACCATTCCTTCTTTCAGAACACAAACTCGTTTCCAATCCTTTGTATGGAGCTTTAATTTTGTTTCTGTTTCACTCACACAAATTTGATCGAGAACCACAACTCCTAAAAACTCTGCAGAGAGTTTACAACACAAAGGATTCACAGTCCAATTGCGTTCCATTACCTTTTCTTTTTCAAGAGCGGGAGAATCTGTGATTTGAGTAGTAGGCGAAGAACATGCAGAAAACAAAACAGAAAGAAAAAGAATACCGTACATGAATGAACGATTGGTTTGCATAAACACACCTAGTCACAAGAAATTTCATCAAAATCCTGCATGTGAGAGTTTAAAATTCTATCTTTTTTTTCTGAATTTTTTCCCATCCCTTCTATTTTGTCCTAGGTTTGCCGTAGGATGGAATCCAAGAAGAGGTCAATTATGGATTACGTAGAATCACTTTTAGAAGAATACTTTGATGTTTCTAAACAAATGGAAAGTAAGACAAATGCAGATGGGGATATGGAAGACCATCTAGAAAGTTTACTTGCCATTGAAGAAGAGATCTGCTGGGAATTCAATGTTCCACCTACTCATAAATTTAGAGATTTGTTTCGATTGATTCCAAAAGGAATGACAAAAGAAAATTATGTAACCACTTCCGTTCAAAATCTTTCAAGGGAAAAAGCTAGATATTATTACAGACCGGGTGTGCGTGCCTTTGATCAGTTTAAAGCAGCTTAAGTAAGTTAGTCGCTCTTTAAACAAAGATCACAATTCCCACAAGAAGTAAAAGGGGAATCAAAATACTGGTGGATAAACTTCCTTCTACAATCATTTGCTTTCGTGTATTGGAGCATTTGGTAGAGCCGTTTTCCACCTTCCATTTTTTTAGCCTCCAATTCTTCTTTTGAAAACAGAGAATCGTCCCATTCATTTTCCAGTTGTAAGGTCCCTAGTTCTAAATCACCAGACAAAAGACCCACACGTGATAATAAATTGATAGCGGTTTGTACTCTGTGGTCTGACTTATTTTTATACGTCATAAAGGATTGGATTGTCTCGTAATCAAGGGCAGAAAGTTGGTCTTGTTTTTGGAATAACAACATATAGAGTTTTTTTAAGTAGGACACATCTGGATTTTGCCAATCGATAAAATCCATTTGGATCGCCAAATCGTCTTCTGTATAAAACAGTTTGCATTCAGAAGGTTTACCATCTCTCCCTGCCCTTCCAATTTCCTGGTAATAGGCTTCGATACTTCCAGGAATTTGTACATGGAAAACATTTCTAACATTTGGTTTATCAACACCCATTCCAAAGGCATTGGTAGCAAGTAACACAACAGAATCTGATTGTAAAAATTTTGTGAGTGTCAAACTTCTATCTTGGTTGGATCGTTTCCCATGATACACCAAATGAGGGAATCGTTTGGTATCCAACCATCGACTAAAATTTTCTAACTCTTGGATAAGACTAAAGTATAAAATGGAAACCTCTTTTTTGGACTTTAACTCTTCTAACAACTGTTTGTATTTAGCTTCAACATCAAAACACTCAGCAACAGATAAGTGCAAATTTGGCCGAAACAATCCATCATCAAAAATTTTAATTTCATGCGATTGTAGTCCCATTTGGTTTACGATATCATTTTGTACACGACTCGAAGCAGTCGCAGTTAAGGCAATTGTGGGTGGAAATTTTAAAATCTCACGGAACCAATTAATTTTGGTATAATCAGGGCGGAAGTCATGACCCCATTGGCTGATACAATGTGCTTCATCAATTGCCAATAGAGAAATTTGTAAATTGGACAGAACCTCTAAAAATTCTTTTTTTTGGAATCTTTCAGGAGACACGTAGACAATTTTCAACTTACCAGCTCTTAGTGCTTCATATCGATTTGTCCTTTCTGTGCGGTTTAAACTAGAGTTGATATACGTGGCAGAGATTCCTTTTTGCAACAATGAATCCACTTGGTCCTTCATTAAGGCAATAAGAGGAGAGATGACAATACAAGTTCCTTGCAAAACCAAGGCAGGAATTTGGAAACAAATTGATTTTCCCATGCCCGTTGGCATAATGACCAAGGCATTTTTACCACTAATTACGTGTTTTATGATCAATTCTTGATTCCCTCGGAATTCCTTAATTCCAAAAGTACCAAACAGTAAGTCCGTTTTCATGATCCCCTTTCACCACAATCCAATTTCGTTCTTTTCTTTGAGATCACTTTTTCAAATGATTCAGCACACAATGAATTTTATTTGCAAAATGGATGGGAAACTTGATTCGTTAGTGATTAAAACCAAAACTTTTAACTCTAATTACTAATTAGTAATATACTTACTAATACTATCATACATTCAAATCCTTACACAATCCTTGAGTTTCCGTTTGACGATTCGATTGGAAAAATGAAATAACGAATGAAACTTTTAAGGATACTTGTATGAATCGAATCATTCACTCTATTTTATTCATCCTTATGTTTACCATACTAACTTGTGGCAAACATACAGGAGTCGTAGAAATTAAGTCCTATGTGCACCCACATGGACAACAAACAAAGGGAAAAATCCTAATGGTACTCAGTAGTCCAAGTGTATCCAAACAAACTGGTTGGCCCATTGGATTTTGGGCATCGGAACTCACACACCCAATGAGAGTCTTTATCGAATCTGGATACTCTGTAGAACTTGCTTCTACAGAAGGAGGAAAAGTTGAAATGGATTCTTATTCCAATCCAACCGATCCAAGTGGTTATTCTTCCCACGATGTAATCTCACTAGGTTACTTACAAAAAAAAGATTTCAAAGATTCCTTATCCAATACAAAAAAACTCTCCGATGTAAAGGCAGATGAGTATGTGGCGATTTTCCTAGTTGGAGGACAAGGACCAATGTTTACATACAAAGGAAATCAATTGTTACAAAACTTATTTGTTCAATTTTATGAAAACAATAAACCTGCTGTTGCCGTTTGCCACTCCACTACGATTCTTTTAGAAACAAAAAAGTCAAATGGTGAACTATTAGTGGATGGAAAAACTTGGACAGGATTTTCTGATGAAGAAGAAGAGTATGCTGATAAAGCAGTAGGTCAAAAAATCCAACCGTATCGAATCCAAACAGAAGCAAAAAAAATAAAAAACACTACTTTCAAGGTCGCACCAGCTTTCTCGTCTTATGCGATCAGAGATGGTTTTTTGATCACAGGGCAACAACAAAATTCAGGAGAAGCCGCCGCAAAACTCCTCATTGAACTTCTGAATTGATGATCCATTTTTTGAAACCTACTTCTTCTGAAAATAGAAGAAGTAGAGAATTGTCTATTTTTTCTTTGTTGTTTTTGCATTGGGAAATGATTCCAAATCTTCTGTATAGGCTCCAGAAGTTTTCATAAACGTAATACCAAGTTCTCGTAAGGAAATAATCATTGGGATCGTCTTTTTACCAAGCTCTGTAAGAGAGTATTCTGTACGGGGAGGTACAACCGCATATACTTTACGATGGACAAGACCATTTTCTTCGAGTTCACGAAGTGACTGTGCCAACATTTTATCGGAAATATGGCTCAATGTTTTTTTGATTTCACTATACCTTAAGGTTTTTTCTCTGAGTCTCCAAAGGATGGGCATTTTCCAGGCACCACCTATCCAATCTAAGACAAATTCTACAGGATTATAGTACAATTTACCTTTATATTTAAATTCAGGCATATTCCTCCAATAACCTACCAAATGGTAAGTTTATTACCAAATACGTTGGTATAGTCAAAAACTATTTATTTTAGATACAAATCGAATTGCAAATTCTAAAAATAGAACTCTTTATAGACTAAAAAAAGGAGTATGGTGTATGAAAATTGCAATCATTGGAACAGGAAATGTTGGTGGAGCTTTGGCGACGGGTTGGTCAAAAAAAGGTCATCAAATCTTCTTAGGAGTTCGGAATCCAGAGAATTTTAAAGGGAAAGAACTTCTCTCGCTTCCCAATATTACTGCTTGTCCCATCGAAGAAGCTGTCAAACGATCTGACGTAGTTGTGATATCTACACCGGCCAAAGAAACAATCAATGTTATAAAATCGTTAGGTGATACAACAGGAAAAATCATCATCGACACGATGAATACAGTACAAAAAGATACGTCTACTTTGGACACTTCCACCACAGAAACCATACTTAAAAACACACAATCCAAAGATGTTGTGAAGTGTTTTAATACAACAGGTGCCAATAATTTGTTAAATCCCAATTATGGAGATACTAAACTCGATATGTTTATGGCTGGCGATTCCAAAACAGGCAAAGATATCGCATTACAACTAACATTCGATTTAGGATTTGCCAATTGTTATGATGTAGGTGGAAATGACAAATTTGCCCTGATGGAAGAATTTGCATTTTTTTGGATCAATCTTGCGATGTTTCAAAAATTAGGAAGAGAGATCGGATTTAAGTTACTCAAACGTTAGAATCACAACAACATCAAGGAGTTCTTTCATTTGCTTTTCAAAGATTACTTTTGATTAAATTTGGCCTATCCGGGGAGCGGTTTCGCTACTGCCTATTGGACAAAGCCGACTGATCCCTAGAGCAATTTGATCCTCGTTGCGAAGCTTTGACTTTTTTCCCCTCAATTCTATTTCTCAATAGAAAACAAACCATTGTTTGGTTTCCTCTAACTGAACAATATTCAGTCGTTGCACTAGCAATGAATTCGAATGGGAAATATGTAAAATTTCCTATTTTTTCCCTTCATTCGAAACAATGCTATACAAAATGGGAATCTATCCCTCATTACGTTTTGAATCCCATGCAAACTTCAAAAAAATTCACATACTTCTTTGCTTTAGTAATCAGCGTTAGTTTCATCATCAGTTTCTTCTTATATGGAATTCAGAATAATATCGCTGAAAATAATCCCCATGTAGAATTAAAACCCTTCTCCTATTCTAAAATCTTGTCTCGGACAACAACAGTAATCTTATTTATTTCCTTACTTTGGTTTCACAATAGGATAGAAAAAAAACCAATTCGATCTCTCGGATTGGAAAACATAACAAAAAGAAAGAAAGATTTATTTTTAGGATTTTTCGCTGGGATGGCATCACTAAGTTTTGTAGTAGCCACTAAGGTGATTTTTGGTGTATCCAATTGGGCACCCAAAGAATTTTTGGCATTTGATTATTTGATCTCTTTATATTTTTTACTTTCTGTATTTTGTATTGGATTCGTTGAAGAATTATTCTTTAGAGGTTATCTTCTTCAATCATTTGTTGTCGAATGGGGGGAGAAAAAGGCGGTTATCTTTACAAGTTTGTTTTTTTCGTTCACACATTTTATCCGGCCAATACAAGATATTCTCATCTTGATTCCAGAATTCATAGGATTGTTCTTGGTAGGATATGCTTTGTCTTACGCTTGGGTTTATACTAAATCCCTTTATTTACCAATTGGGATTCATGCAGGTTGGGTGTATATTGTCAAAATGCAATCATTCTTCGTTTCTCCAATACCTCACAACTATCAGTGGTTATTCGGTGGTGAGAGACTCGTTACAGGTCTCATTTCATGGATGTTTATGTTTTTGTTTTTATTTGGGCTCAAATATATTTTTGAACAAATGTTACAAAAAGACAAAATGCCAACTGGATAATGGAATATTCACAATCTCGATACACAATATGAATTTTACCTCAATTTGGTTTATCAATTCAGGTGATTCCGTTTTTTTGTAATGAATTGTTTTCTTCCAATTTTGCCTGGAACATCAAAAATCCTAAAGTTGCAATCACACCGCCAAAAAAGATAAAAAGTTCTGGCCCAAAATTTACTGAATCCCAATTTTCATGAGTTAACATTAGATAAATGATCGGTGCAATGTATTGATTCACAAATAATCCAGAAAATATGAGTTGGTTCGAAGTTCCTGATTTTAAAAATTTCCATAAAAACAAATTTGGATTCGAAAGTACGGTGGAGAGGGCAAGAAGGGCCATAAAAGCCATTTCCAATATAGAAATCCCAACTCTTGGATCGATCGACATACTTAAGTAGTTTGGATTTTGAAATAAATGACCAATCAAACTAAGTCCTCCAGGAACAAGCGCTAGATGAATCAGTATATCATCCAAAATCCAAGATCGATTTGGAGTTCTTCTTAAATACAAAAGGATTTCATAAAAACTAAAAAAAATGAGTCCGATAGAAGTGGAATTTGAGGTCATAACAAGCGTTGACTTAGGGTTGATGTGTACGGCAGGAGCAGATAACAACATTAGAATAGAAGAGATATTCCCTCCCCCAACGATCATGAGAAATGCCAAATTGGCGGTAAAAGGCCAAAGCTGAAAATGCCGAGTTGCTAATCGTAAACCAACAATGACAAGAAGAGAAATGGAAGTAAAAATAGAAAGAACAGGTCCGTCTGTTCGGTAAAAAAATGGAACACCAAAAATCCAAGCTACCAATGTCAAACTCGATCCAATTAAAATTAGAAAATCAAGTATTTCTGCCCATTTTAAAAACCGTTTTTCCATTAGGAGAACTCCTTCTATGTTAGCGGAAATGATTTGCTTCTAAGGGCACAATTTTGCAATTCAAATTTGGATTGGATCAAATAAAATTCTTACGATAAACCTGCGGAGTGACTCCATATTTTTTTTGGAAAAGTGTATGAAATGCTGATTTAGAATTAAAACCAGAGGCATAAATAATCCTGATGATTGTCATATTTGGATTCTCCTTCAAAAGTTTTGCAGCTGTTTCCAATCGAAACTGATTTACATAATTTCGAAAACCGATCCCTAAGTGATAATTTAAAATTTCAGATAATTGATGAGAGTCTAAGTCGAGTCGACTTGCTAATGTTTTTAGAGTCAATTCTTCGTTTGTATATAGATGTTCCGTTTTCATCAAATAATCCAATCGATTAAGAACAGATTGAATATCGATTCCTTTCGTACGGCTCTCTTTATAACGGGCAACACTCGTTTCCTTTTCGAAATTTGGAATGATCTCTAAACGATTTGTTCTCTGCAATAAAATATAAACCAAAAGGACAAGTAATCCACTACATGCGATAAAAAATATTTCCATCAAAAAAATTTGGGCAATTAAAAACAAAAACGTGATAGAATTGGTAAAAACGATTAATCGTAAGAATGGTGGGAACGATGTTTTCAGATCCTCTTTAGAATGGATCCTCCACTTCACGATTTTGTATAAGATTAGGGATGTATAAAAGAA
This genomic interval from Leptospira limi contains the following:
- a CDS encoding CPBP family intramembrane glutamic endopeptidase, with the translated sequence MQTSKKFTYFFALVISVSFIISFFLYGIQNNIAENNPHVELKPFSYSKILSRTTTVILFISLLWFHNRIEKKPIRSLGLENITKRKKDLFLGFFAGMASLSFVVATKVIFGVSNWAPKEFLAFDYLISLYFLLSVFCIGFVEELFFRGYLLQSFVVEWGEKKAVIFTSLFFSFTHFIRPIQDILILIPEFIGLFLVGYALSYAWVYTKSLYLPIGIHAGWVYIVKMQSFFVSPIPHNYQWLFGGERLVTGLISWMFMFLFLFGLKYIFEQMLQKDKMPTG
- a CDS encoding type 1 glutamine amidotransferase domain-containing protein, with amino-acid sequence MNRIIHSILFILMFTILTCGKHTGVVEIKSYVHPHGQQTKGKILMVLSSPSVSKQTGWPIGFWASELTHPMRVFIESGYSVELASTEGGKVEMDSYSNPTDPSGYSSHDVISLGYLQKKDFKDSLSNTKKLSDVKADEYVAIFLVGGQGPMFTYKGNQLLQNLFVQFYENNKPAVAVCHSTTILLETKKSNGELLVDGKTWTGFSDEEEEYADKAVGQKIQPYRIQTEAKKIKNTTFKVAPAFSSYAIRDGFLITGQQQNSGEAAAKLLIELLN
- the katG gene encoding catalase/peroxidase HPI, which translates into the protein MRNFRRFTIALLVLFLGPIGAADTKETQGMDRQNTSNQFWWPERLDLAPLRQHSAESNPLGRQFNYAKAFQELDIQILKQEIKTVMTTSQDWWPSDYGHYGPFFIRMAWHSAGTYRISDGRGGAGGGQQRFEPLNSWPDNANLDKARRLLWPIKKKYGNKISWADLMVLTGNVALESMGFKTYGFAGGRTDDWEADLVYWGPEKKFLEDQRYKGNRELKNPLAAVQMGLIYVNPEGPNGNPDPLAAAKDIRETFGRMAMNDEETVALIAGGHTFGKAHGKADPSKHVGKEPAAAGIEEQGFGWKNNYKKGNAEDTITSGLEGAWTANPTKWTTQYLNNLFGFEWVQTKSPAGAIQWIPKDGAGANMVPDAHDKSLRHAPIMFTTDLALKFDPSYKVIAKRFQENPKEFELAFAKAWFKLTHRDMGPLTRYIGKDLPKEALIWQDPVPSVSHKLVTAKEIESLKGKILKSGLTIPQLVRTAWASASTFRSTDMRGGANGARIRLTPQKNWVANDPEELSKVLNKLEQIKEDFNKTGSKISLADLIVLAGNVAIEEAAKKAGIKVSVPFTPGRTDASLEQTDEYSFSVLEPKADAFRNYYGPGNYMSPTEMLVDKANMLSLSIPEMTVLLGGMRALDANTGKSKHGILTSKPGVLTNDFFVNLLDMSTKWQKSEQTEGLYEGLDRKTGSKRWTATSVDLIFGSHSELRAVAEVYASDNAKEKFVKDFVSAWNKVMMLDRFDVK
- a CDS encoding winged helix-turn-helix transcriptional regulator, producing the protein MPEFKYKGKLYYNPVEFVLDWIGGAWKMPILWRLREKTLRYSEIKKTLSHISDKMLAQSLRELEENGLVHRKVYAVVPPRTEYSLTELGKKTIPMIISLRELGITFMKTSGAYTEDLESFPNAKTTKKK
- a CDS encoding RecQ family ATP-dependent DNA helicase — encoded protein: MKTDLLFGTFGIKEFRGNQELIIKHVISGKNALVIMPTGMGKSICFQIPALVLQGTCIVISPLIALMKDQVDSLLQKGISATYINSSLNRTERTNRYEALRAGKLKIVYVSPERFQKKEFLEVLSNLQISLLAIDEAHCISQWGHDFRPDYTKINWFREILKFPPTIALTATASSRVQNDIVNQMGLQSHEIKIFDDGLFRPNLHLSVAECFDVEAKYKQLLEELKSKKEVSILYFSLIQELENFSRWLDTKRFPHLVYHGKRSNQDRSLTLTKFLQSDSVVLLATNAFGMGVDKPNVRNVFHVQIPGSIEAYYQEIGRAGRDGKPSECKLFYTEDDLAIQMDFIDWQNPDVSYLKKLYMLLFQKQDQLSALDYETIQSFMTYKNKSDHRVQTAINLLSRVGLLSGDLELGTLQLENEWDDSLFSKEELEAKKMEGGKRLYQMLQYTKANDCRRKFIHQYFDSPFTSCGNCDLCLKSD
- a CDS encoding high-potential iron-sulfur protein — its product is MKPFTRKQFLKRSIVLASTLFLLGGEWNLFAKGTKEEKMTEPPDGLKPVSENDPTAQALGFHQDAKNTDYNLYPERKHPKAKSQVCLQCAQFTKLNEGWGKCSILPNGVVATKGWCSAFAKKM
- a CDS encoding NADPH-dependent F420 reductase, translated to MKIAIIGTGNVGGALATGWSKKGHQIFLGVRNPENFKGKELLSLPNITACPIEEAVKRSDVVVISTPAKETINVIKSLGDTTGKIIIDTMNTVQKDTSTLDTSTTETILKNTQSKDVVKCFNTTGANNLLNPNYGDTKLDMFMAGDSKTGKDIALQLTFDLGFANCYDVGGNDKFALMEEFAFFWINLAMFQKLGREIGFKLLKR
- a CDS encoding helix-turn-helix domain-containing protein, whose amino-acid sequence is MILIPYAGAIVSFLLFLSHWLETYQLRGKQNNKIRIPSQFFQNNFAKLETSFLYDYSSALLFLAVSLVQFHMAAEFGNSFSLFPYLFGFHIPLLLLIGPLCSLYFDKMSNGSFNHSAIVHLFPSLLSFGFLIVFGPSNGSETVDAGKSIFGGKSASISVLILLGLGVVSIFFYTSLILYKIVKWRIHSKEDLKTSFPPFLRLIVFTNSITFLFLIAQIFLMEIFFIACSGLLVLLVYILLQRTNRLEIIPNFEKETSVARYKESRTKGIDIQSVLNRLDYLMKTEHLYTNEELTLKTLASRLDLDSHQLSEILNYHLGIGFRNYVNQFRLETAAKLLKENPNMTIIRIIYASGFNSKSAFHTLFQKKYGVTPQVYRKNFI